One genomic region from Jeotgalibacillus haloalkalitolerans encodes:
- a CDS encoding AEC family transporter, translated as MDIQTVVSTIIVMGLMIATGSLFALKVNVTSEVKSVLILLILNIAVPAVILNGVFSVDLTGDALAEAGLIFGISIIYHIGALVFVKILTVLLKIRSMFGKKMMILGALGNTGFLGIPLAATIFGPAGGFLAAIFDAGLSLTVYTVVIYLLQAEGKFHIRQLKAVINMPVLSIVIGMIVALSGFKPPGMMVQFVEMLAALAAPMAMLYVGMLLPPLVKRGKKVLFPMLWFPVTVRLLVIPLIVMFILSLFSFTGWTAQLIVLQTAMPAAMITAVLFSKFTSEEETAIVTIFASTLLSLVTIPFIAWLLI; from the coding sequence ATGGACATCCAAACAGTTGTCTCCACAATCATCGTGATGGGGCTCATGATCGCAACAGGCTCGTTATTTGCGCTTAAAGTCAATGTCACGAGTGAAGTGAAATCAGTACTCATACTATTAATTTTAAATATTGCGGTTCCAGCTGTCATCTTAAATGGTGTTTTCAGTGTGGACCTGACTGGTGATGCATTAGCGGAAGCAGGATTAATTTTTGGGATCTCAATCATCTACCATATTGGTGCACTTGTTTTTGTTAAAATCCTGACAGTTTTATTAAAAATCCGTTCAATGTTCGGGAAGAAAATGATGATCCTTGGTGCTTTAGGTAATACAGGGTTTCTCGGGATTCCGCTTGCAGCAACAATCTTTGGTCCGGCAGGCGGATTCCTCGCAGCTATTTTTGATGCGGGTTTAAGTCTTACTGTGTATACGGTGGTCATTTATTTGCTGCAGGCAGAAGGAAAGTTTCATATCAGACAATTGAAGGCTGTCATTAATATGCCGGTACTTTCTATTGTGATTGGAATGATCGTCGCACTCAGCGGATTCAAGCCGCCGGGCATGATGGTACAGTTTGTTGAAATGCTTGCAGCACTTGCAGCCCCAATGGCCATGCTTTATGTTGGGATGCTGCTGCCGCCACTGGTGAAAAGGGGAAAGAAAGTACTTTTTCCGATGCTCTGGTTTCCGGTTACCGTCAGACTGCTTGTCATTCCGCTGATCGTTATGTTCATCTTATCCCTGTTTTCATTTACAGGATGGACAGCACAATTAATTGTCCTCCAGACAGCGATGCCGGCAGCAATGATTACAGCGGTTCTGTTTTCAAAATTTACATCTGAGGAGGAAACAGCGATTGTCACCATTTTCGCTTCAACATTGCTCAGTCTGGTAACAATTCCATTTATCGCATGGCTCTTAATTTGA
- a CDS encoding lactonase family protein yields MTKYKGFIGTYTKKSSKGVYEIELDTSKEELTVKGVAAEGKSPTYVNMDEGETYLYTVAPGGMASYKIGESLTFLAHVDEKDGSPCHVSVSPDGEYAASATYLDGTIALYSRDKETGKVTEQLSVIKHEGGGPHERQDAAHAHFSGFTPDGKYLVAVDLGTDEIISYNYQSGELKQASVFNAEPGAGPRHLTFHPEKPLAYVMTELSNEVLVLAYDSSTGAFRQLQAIPAIPGDFTENSQGSAIHISADGRFVYAGNRGHNSIAVFAADEDNGELTHIEYVETEGNWPRDFALDPSESFIVASNQESDTLVLFKRDKETGRLTSTGVKVEVPEPVCVKFSTK; encoded by the coding sequence ATGACAAAATATAAAGGTTTTATTGGTACATATACCAAAAAGTCTAGTAAGGGTGTTTATGAAATTGAGCTTGATACATCAAAAGAAGAACTGACGGTAAAAGGGGTGGCAGCAGAAGGAAAGAGCCCTACTTACGTTAACATGGATGAAGGTGAGACGTATCTTTATACTGTTGCGCCAGGCGGAATGGCTTCATACAAAATCGGGGAGTCATTAACTTTCCTCGCACATGTAGATGAAAAGGATGGATCGCCTTGTCACGTCAGCGTGAGTCCTGACGGTGAATATGCTGCATCTGCTACTTATCTTGATGGTACAATCGCACTTTACAGCCGGGACAAAGAGACAGGTAAAGTAACTGAACAGCTATCTGTAATTAAACATGAAGGCGGCGGACCTCATGAACGGCAGGACGCAGCCCATGCGCATTTCAGCGGATTCACGCCGGATGGTAAATATCTTGTAGCAGTTGACCTGGGAACAGATGAAATTATTTCTTACAACTACCAGAGCGGTGAGTTAAAGCAGGCATCTGTATTTAATGCAGAGCCGGGAGCGGGGCCGAGACACCTGACATTTCACCCGGAAAAGCCGCTTGCTTATGTAATGACTGAACTGAGTAATGAAGTGCTCGTGCTTGCGTATGACAGTTCAACGGGTGCCTTCAGACAGCTCCAGGCAATTCCTGCGATCCCTGGTGACTTTACTGAAAACAGTCAGGGAAGTGCTATTCACATTTCAGCGGACGGACGTTTCGTCTATGCCGGCAACAGAGGCCATAATTCGATTGCAGTGTTTGCAGCGGACGAAGATAATGGTGAACTGACACATATTGAATACGTCGAAACAGAAGGGAACTGGCCGAGGGATTTTGCACTCGATCCATCTGAATCCTTCATTGTGGCATCTAACCAGGAAAGTGACACGCTTGTTTTATTTAAACGTGATAAAGAAACAGGCCGCCTGACATCCACAGGTGTAAAAGTGGAAGTCCCTGAGCCGGTTTGTGTGAAGTTTTCAACAAAATAA